One genomic segment of Alicycliphilus denitrificans K601 includes these proteins:
- the trxC gene encoding thioredoxin TrxC, whose product MAPMTTEALHIVCPHCHTTNRVQAAQLGSAPDCGSCHRPLFTGEPLALDAATFDRHVGRSHVPVVVDFWAPWCGPCRQMAPAFAQAARTLEPHVRLAKLDTEAHPQIAGRYGIRSIPTMILFKGGREAARVSGALGAADIARWVNSVG is encoded by the coding sequence ATGGCCCCCATGACCACCGAAGCACTGCACATCGTCTGTCCCCACTGCCACACCACCAACCGCGTGCAGGCCGCGCAGCTGGGCAGCGCGCCCGACTGCGGCAGCTGCCACCGCCCGCTGTTCACGGGCGAGCCGCTGGCGCTGGACGCCGCCACGTTCGACCGGCACGTGGGGCGCAGCCACGTACCCGTGGTGGTGGACTTCTGGGCGCCCTGGTGCGGCCCGTGCCGCCAGATGGCGCCGGCCTTCGCGCAGGCGGCGCGTACCCTCGAACCCCATGTGCGCCTGGCCAAGCTCGATACCGAGGCGCACCCGCAGATCGCCGGGCGCTACGGCATCCGCAGCATCCCGACCATGATCCTGTTCAAGGGCGGGCGGGAGGCGGCGCGCGTCTCGGGCGCGCTGGGCGCGGCCGACATCGCGCGCTGGGTGAATTCAGTCGGCTAA
- a CDS encoding multifunctional CCA addition/repair protein: MQIYMVGGAVRDRLLGRPVNDHDWVVVGARPEDMVARGFVPVGRDFPVFLHPETHEEYALARTERKSGRGYRGFVVQASPDVTLEEDLSRRDLTINAIAASADWIGAEGLFDPYGGARDLERRVLRHVTDAFREDPVRILRVARFAARFTDFTVAPETMALMREMVQAGEANHLVAERVWQELSRGLMEEKPSRMFDVLRACGALAVVLPEVERLWGVPQRPEHHPEVDTGVHLMMVLDMAARLSAPLAVRFACLTHDLGKGTTPADVLPRHIGHEQRSGKLLKAVAERLRVPVDCRELADVVAREHGNIHRSGELGAAALVRLLERCDAIRKPARLDDILLACECDARGRLGFEDAPYPQRARLNAALAAVQSVATSVIAACAASMGVTGQKVGEMIHAARVQAVADWLATLAD, from the coding sequence ATGCAAATCTACATGGTGGGCGGCGCCGTGCGCGACCGGCTTCTGGGCCGCCCCGTCAATGACCACGACTGGGTCGTCGTGGGCGCCCGGCCCGAGGACATGGTGGCGCGCGGCTTCGTGCCCGTGGGGCGCGACTTTCCCGTGTTCCTGCACCCCGAGACGCACGAGGAATACGCGCTGGCGCGCACCGAGCGCAAGAGCGGGCGCGGCTACCGCGGCTTCGTCGTGCAGGCCTCGCCCGACGTGACGCTGGAGGAAGATCTCTCGCGGCGCGACCTCACTATCAATGCGATAGCTGCCAGCGCAGACTGGATAGGCGCCGAGGGCCTTTTCGACCCCTATGGCGGCGCGCGCGACCTGGAGCGGCGCGTGCTGCGCCACGTGACCGACGCCTTCCGCGAAGACCCCGTGCGCATCCTGCGCGTGGCGCGCTTCGCGGCGCGCTTCACCGACTTCACGGTCGCGCCCGAGACGATGGCGCTGATGCGCGAGATGGTGCAGGCCGGCGAGGCCAACCACCTCGTGGCCGAGCGCGTATGGCAGGAGCTCTCGCGCGGGCTGATGGAGGAAAAGCCCTCGCGCATGTTCGACGTGCTGCGCGCGTGCGGCGCGCTGGCCGTGGTGCTGCCCGAGGTGGAGCGCCTGTGGGGCGTGCCCCAGCGCCCCGAGCACCACCCCGAGGTGGACACCGGCGTGCACCTGATGATGGTGCTGGACATGGCCGCGCGCCTCTCGGCGCCGCTGGCCGTGCGCTTCGCCTGCCTCACGCACGACCTGGGCAAGGGCACGACGCCGGCCGACGTGCTGCCGCGCCACATCGGCCACGAGCAGCGCAGCGGCAAACTGCTCAAGGCCGTGGCCGAGCGCCTGCGCGTGCCCGTGGACTGCCGCGAGCTGGCCGACGTGGTGGCGCGCGAGCACGGCAACATCCACAGGAGCGGCGAGCTCGGCGCGGCCGCGCTGGTGCGCCTGCTGGAGCGCTGCGACGCGATCCGCAAGCCCGCGCGGCTGGACGACATCCTGCTGGCCTGCGAATGCGACGCGCGCGGGCGCCTGGGCTTCGAGGACGCGCCCTACCCGCAGCGCGCGCGCCTGAACGCGGCGCTGGCGGCGGTGCAATCGGTTGCTACCAGCGTGATAGCTGCCTGCGCTGCATCCATGGGCGTTACGGGCCAAAAAGTGGGCGAGATGATCCACGCCGCGCGCGTGCAGGCCGTGGCCGACTGGCTGGCCACATTAGCCGACTGA
- a CDS encoding sigma-54 interaction domain-containing protein, with protein MDLIGEHASIVALRQLVLRVARSKASTVLIYGETGTGKGLVARMLHRHSERCEREFIDINCAAIPGDLLESELFGYERGAFTGAAGKKEGLIESANGGTVFLDEIRELDPVMQAKILTLLDTRRFRRLGSVHPISVDVRFIAATNRILLSEVKDGKFRDDLYYRLQVIAINIPPLRERGDDIFILADRFLAKYNAVYGSTVRRLSPEVEQIFRAYQWPGNVRELENLLERICILEDGDCVEASHLPQRILREARAARPAAAGGGVPAQGYLEATAQFQRTLIAQALARAQGHMGAAAERLALSRHALRHQMIKLGMAPARDGADQVT; from the coding sequence ATGGACCTGATCGGCGAGCATGCTTCCATCGTGGCCCTGCGCCAGCTGGTGCTGCGCGTGGCCCGCAGCAAGGCCAGCACGGTGCTCATCTACGGCGAGACCGGCACGGGCAAGGGGCTGGTGGCGCGCATGCTCCACCGGCATTCCGAGCGCTGCGAGCGGGAGTTCATCGACATCAACTGCGCGGCCATTCCCGGGGACCTGCTGGAGTCGGAACTGTTCGGCTACGAGCGGGGCGCGTTCACGGGGGCCGCGGGCAAGAAGGAAGGCCTGATCGAGTCGGCCAACGGGGGCACGGTGTTCCTCGACGAGATCCGCGAGCTCGATCCCGTGATGCAGGCCAAGATCCTCACCCTGCTGGATACCCGGCGCTTTCGCCGCCTGGGATCGGTGCATCCGATCTCGGTGGACGTGCGCTTCATCGCCGCGACCAACAGGATCCTGCTATCGGAGGTCAAGGACGGCAAGTTCCGGGACGACCTGTACTACCGGCTGCAGGTGATCGCCATCAATATCCCGCCGCTGCGCGAACGCGGCGACGACATCTTCATCCTGGCCGACCGCTTCCTGGCCAAGTACAACGCGGTGTACGGCAGCACGGTGCGCAGGCTGTCGCCGGAGGTGGAGCAGATCTTCCGCGCCTACCAGTGGCCGGGCAACGTGCGCGAGCTGGAGAACCTGCTGGAGCGCATCTGCATCCTGGAGGACGGGGACTGCGTCGAGGCGTCGCACCTGCCCCAGCGCATCCTGCGCGAGGCGCGGGCTGCGCGCCCGGCCGCGGCTGGTGGCGGCGTGCCGGCGCAGGGCTACCTGGAGGCCACCGCGCAGTTCCAGCGCACCCTGATCGCCCAGGCCCTGGCGCGCGCGCAAGGGCACATGGGAGCCGCGGCCGAGCGCCTGGCGCTCTCGCGGCATGCCCTGCGCCACCAGATGATCAAGCTGGGAATGGCACCGGCAAGGGACGGGGCGGACCAGGTCACTTGA
- a CDS encoding acyclic terpene utilization AtuA family protein translates to MQSLKIICPNGHLGFAPLRTESFHLGVQAGPDYIAADSGSDDVGPVPLGSDTSTSPEAWQRHDLEAMLLAARRLGVPMIIGSAGDTGSNSRVDLYVRIIRELAQKHGLKKFKLGYFYSEVDKELLRRKMRAGEAIQGLDGFADLVESELDATDRIVGMAGVHPYMELLRQGADVIIGGRSSDAAVFAAPALHHGFPADYAYYLGKVLECASFCAEPYGGKETVMGEISHGDVKVTAMLPAQRCTIASVAGHAMYERSNPYDEFFAGGRLDMRHCHYEQFDERTTRITGSRFVPSEKIRVKLEGSGKVGERYVGLCGIRDPYTIAHVDRVIEWAREQVRARFGDGGYELHYKVYGRDGVMGELEPLRNQPGHELCVMVQGVAPTREMAEEVTLIGLRQMFYARLPDVKGTAGSVSFPLDEVLHASAAYRWTLNHTVAVDSGLELFPTHMTEAGA, encoded by the coding sequence ATGCAATCTTTGAAGATCATCTGCCCCAACGGCCACCTGGGCTTTGCGCCCTTGCGCACAGAGAGCTTTCACCTCGGGGTGCAGGCCGGGCCCGACTACATCGCCGCCGACTCCGGCAGCGACGACGTGGGGCCCGTGCCCCTGGGCTCCGACACCTCGACCAGCCCCGAGGCCTGGCAGCGCCACGACCTGGAGGCCATGCTGCTGGCCGCGCGCCGGCTCGGCGTGCCGATGATCATCGGCTCGGCCGGCGACACCGGATCGAACAGTCGCGTGGACCTGTACGTGCGCATCATCCGCGAGCTGGCGCAAAAGCATGGCCTGAAGAAGTTCAAGCTCGGCTACTTCTATTCCGAGGTGGACAAGGAGCTGCTGCGCCGCAAGATGCGCGCGGGCGAGGCGATCCAGGGCCTGGACGGCTTTGCCGACCTGGTGGAGTCCGAGCTCGACGCGACCGACCGCATCGTGGGGATGGCCGGCGTGCACCCCTACATGGAGCTGCTGCGCCAGGGGGCCGACGTGATCATCGGCGGCCGCAGCTCCGATGCCGCGGTGTTCGCCGCGCCCGCGCTGCACCACGGCTTTCCGGCGGACTATGCCTACTACCTGGGCAAGGTGCTGGAGTGCGCGTCGTTCTGCGCCGAGCCCTACGGCGGCAAGGAGACCGTGATGGGCGAGATCTCCCACGGCGACGTGAAGGTGACCGCCATGCTGCCGGCACAGCGCTGCACCATCGCATCGGTGGCCGGGCATGCGATGTACGAGCGCTCCAACCCCTACGACGAATTCTTCGCGGGCGGGCGGCTGGACATGCGCCATTGCCATTACGAGCAGTTCGACGAGCGCACCACGCGCATCACGGGCTCGCGCTTCGTCCCGTCCGAGAAGATCCGCGTCAAGCTGGAAGGCTCGGGCAAGGTGGGCGAGCGCTACGTGGGCCTGTGCGGCATCCGCGACCCCTACACCATCGCCCATGTGGACCGGGTGATCGAATGGGCGCGCGAGCAGGTGCGCGCGCGCTTCGGGGACGGCGGCTACGAGCTGCACTACAAAGTCTATGGCCGCGACGGCGTGATGGGCGAGCTGGAGCCTCTGCGCAACCAGCCGGGCCACGAGCTGTGCGTGATGGTGCAGGGGGTCGCGCCCACGCGGGAGATGGCCGAGGAGGTCACCCTGATCGGACTGCGCCAGATGTTCTACGCGCGCCTGCCCGACGTGAAGGGCACGGCCGGCTCGGTCTCGTTCCCCCTGGACGAGGTGCTGCACGCGAGCGCTGCCTACCGCTGGACCCTGAACCACACCGTGGCCGTGGACAGCGGCCTGGAGCTGTTCCCCACCCACATGACCGAAGCCGGCGCCTGA
- a CDS encoding DUF4387 domain-containing protein — MTTQKLSELAKTIRSKNAGVNKITFDIIFRDGATYERVKRSRVLTREGMAGLFRIPPERISDFVEYDPGYAIKFTIYRLRPSGSAGDGDIFGAQQYAPLLDLPIPA; from the coding sequence ATGACCACGCAGAAACTCAGTGAACTCGCCAAGACCATCCGCAGCAAGAACGCGGGCGTCAACAAGATCACCTTCGACATAATCTTCCGCGATGGCGCCACCTACGAGCGCGTCAAGCGCAGCCGCGTGCTGACGCGCGAAGGCATGGCCGGGCTGTTTCGCATACCGCCGGAACGGATCTCTGACTTCGTCGAATACGACCCCGGCTACGCCATCAAATTCACGATCTACCGCCTGCGGCCCAGCGGCAGCGCGGGCGACGGCGACATCTTCGGCGCGCAGCAGTACGCGCCGCTGCTGGACCTGCCCATCCCCGCCTGA
- a CDS encoding tripartite tricarboxylate transporter substrate-binding protein: MRHWIASLGLLAGLLSAAAAPTHAQQAAVPRLVKIVVPFSAGASNDAIARAIAVPLARRLHTTVIVENKAGAAGVIGADAVAKSPADGSVLLLTSSTFLTAAATQPRLPFDPVGAFAPVAMVAQGPLVLAVSGAAPFKSPADLVAAAQASPGTLTYGSAGVGSVGHLATELLGDAAHIKLLHVPYKGAANALADLAGGQIDVMIGNQSSMAALMSGGKVRPLAVTSRQAHPAFPTLAPLAATVPGYAIDIWVGVFAPAGTPAALVERYNREINEIAASAELAAILNPDGAVPAGLTAEAFAARLRDELGMWKRLAARHRIVAE, translated from the coding sequence ATGCGCCATTGGATTGCTTCCCTGGGGCTGCTCGCCGGCCTGCTGAGCGCCGCGGCCGCGCCAACCCATGCCCAGCAGGCGGCCGTGCCCAGGCTGGTGAAGATCGTCGTGCCCTTCTCGGCGGGGGCCAGCAACGACGCGATAGCCCGCGCCATTGCCGTGCCCCTCGCCAGGCGGCTGCACACGACGGTGATCGTGGAGAACAAGGCGGGCGCGGCCGGCGTGATCGGGGCCGACGCGGTGGCCAAGTCGCCCGCAGATGGCTCGGTGCTGCTGCTGACCTCCTCCACCTTCCTGACCGCGGCGGCGACCCAGCCGCGCCTGCCTTTCGATCCGGTCGGCGCGTTCGCGCCGGTGGCCATGGTGGCCCAGGGGCCCCTGGTGCTGGCGGTGTCGGGGGCCGCGCCATTCAAATCGCCCGCCGACCTGGTGGCCGCCGCGCAGGCCAGTCCGGGCACCCTGACCTACGGCAGCGCCGGAGTCGGCTCGGTGGGGCACCTGGCGACGGAGCTGCTGGGCGATGCGGCGCACATCAAGCTGCTGCACGTTCCCTACAAGGGGGCGGCCAACGCGCTGGCCGACCTTGCGGGCGGGCAGATCGACGTGATGATCGGCAACCAGAGCTCCATGGCCGCACTGATGTCCGGCGGCAAGGTGCGGCCGCTGGCCGTAACGTCCCGGCAGGCGCATCCGGCGTTCCCCACGCTGGCGCCGCTGGCGGCCACCGTTCCCGGCTATGCCATCGACATCTGGGTGGGGGTGTTCGCCCCGGCGGGAACGCCGGCGGCGCTGGTGGAGCGCTACAACCGCGAGATCAACGAGATCGCCGCATCCGCGGAGCTGGCGGCCATCCTCAACCCCGACGGTGCGGTGCCCGCAGGGCTGACGGCCGAGGCCTTCGCGGCCCGGCTGCGGGATGAGCTGGGCATGTGGAAGCGGCTGGCGGCGCGCCACAGGATCGTCGCGGAATGA
- a CDS encoding metallophosphoesterase yields the protein MRLHILSDLHLGVQGMEHPRTDADVVVLAGDIARPEQAVAWARGFGKPVLYVPGNHEFYGASLQQTARTLRALCADGPVQLLDNRSLALRGVRFVGSTLWSDFRIAGEGQARADAMQEARRLVRDFQRIHTTEQPDAPLFSPQDAAALYDANVQWLERELARPFDGPTVVITHHAPSPRSIHPRFAGSPLNAIFVSDAENLVAASGARLWIHGHTHDSFDYLLHGTRVLCNPRGYGKDGMNENPLFDPALVAEVAA from the coding sequence ATGAGACTGCACATCCTGTCGGACCTGCACCTGGGCGTGCAGGGCATGGAGCACCCACGCACCGACGCCGACGTGGTCGTGCTGGCCGGCGACATCGCCCGGCCCGAGCAGGCCGTCGCCTGGGCCCGGGGCTTCGGCAAGCCGGTGCTGTACGTGCCGGGCAACCACGAGTTCTATGGCGCGAGCCTGCAGCAGACCGCGCGCACGCTGCGGGCGCTGTGCGCGGATGGCCCCGTGCAGCTGCTGGACAACCGCAGCCTCGCGCTGCGGGGCGTGCGCTTCGTCGGCAGCACGCTGTGGAGCGACTTCCGCATCGCCGGCGAGGGCCAGGCGCGCGCCGATGCCATGCAAGAGGCGCGGCGCCTCGTGCGCGACTTCCAGCGCATACACACCACGGAGCAGCCGGACGCCCCCCTGTTCAGCCCCCAGGATGCGGCCGCGCTGTACGACGCCAACGTGCAATGGCTGGAGCGCGAGCTGGCGCGGCCCTTCGACGGGCCCACGGTGGTCATCACCCACCACGCGCCCTCGCCGCGCAGCATCCACCCGCGCTTCGCCGGCTCGCCGCTGAACGCCATCTTCGTGTCCGACGCAGAAAACCTGGTCGCCGCCAGCGGCGCGCGGCTGTGGATACACGGCCACACGCACGACAGCTTCGACTACCTGCTGCACGGCACGCGCGTGCTGTGCAACCCGCGCGGCTACGGCAAGGACGGGATGAACGAGAACCCGCTGTTCGACCCGGCACTGGTGGCCGAGGTGGCCGCCTGA
- a CDS encoding glutathione S-transferase family protein: MLQLYIGNKNYSSWSMRPWVLLRQAGIAFEEVPVRFDSFDANSQFKRRLKAVSPTAKVPVLVDGGLTVWDSLAIAEYLAETHPDKRLWPEDRAARAHARSVTAEMHSGFTALRGHCPMNIEARLPEVGAILWRDQAGVRADVQRLADMWGELLARHGGPMLFGHFTIADAFYAPVCMRLATYALPLPRPIADYVQRVRQLPGVKAWIDGALAEQDFLDFEEPYRARRG, translated from the coding sequence ATGCTCCAGCTCTACATCGGCAACAAGAACTATTCGTCGTGGTCCATGCGCCCCTGGGTGCTGCTGCGCCAGGCCGGCATCGCGTTCGAGGAAGTGCCCGTGCGCTTCGACAGCTTCGACGCCAATTCCCAGTTCAAGCGCCGGCTCAAGGCCGTGAGCCCCACGGCCAAGGTGCCGGTGCTGGTCGATGGCGGCCTCACGGTCTGGGACAGTCTGGCGATCGCCGAATACCTGGCCGAGACCCACCCCGACAAGCGGCTGTGGCCCGAGGACCGCGCCGCGCGCGCCCACGCCCGCAGCGTGACGGCCGAGATGCACAGCGGCTTCACCGCGCTGCGCGGCCACTGCCCCATGAACATCGAGGCGCGCCTGCCCGAGGTGGGCGCCATCCTCTGGCGCGACCAGGCCGGTGTGCGCGCCGACGTGCAGCGCCTGGCGGACATGTGGGGCGAGCTGCTCGCGCGCCATGGCGGCCCCATGCTGTTCGGCCATTTCACGATCGCCGATGCGTTCTACGCGCCCGTGTGCATGCGCCTGGCCACCTATGCCCTGCCGCTGCCCCGGCCCATCGCCGACTACGTGCAGCGCGTGCGGCAGCTGCCGGGGGTCAAGGCCTGGATCGACGGCGCGCTGGCCGAGCAGGACTTCCTGGACTTCGAGGAGCCGTACCGCGCGCGCCGCGGCTGA
- a CDS encoding 5-formyltetrahydrofolate cyclo-ligase, translating into MDKAALRRTLVAQRLDMPDRLRRADLLQRVMRIWLVDRPDTVIGAYWPIKGEFDPLPALHRWKEDGELLDEPQRRRIGLPVVNKQHRTLTFHAWYPGCEMEEDAYGIPKPKDTEVIVPTLLFVPCVGYGPGGYRLGYGGGFYDRTLATLQPRPFTVGLGFTQGYLDDFEPEAHDMPLDAILNDNGVVWPV; encoded by the coding sequence ATGGACAAAGCAGCCCTGCGCCGCACTTTGGTAGCACAACGCCTGGACATGCCCGACCGGCTGCGGCGCGCCGACCTGCTGCAGCGCGTGATGCGCATCTGGCTCGTGGACCGCCCGGACACCGTGATCGGCGCCTACTGGCCCATCAAGGGCGAGTTCGACCCCCTGCCCGCCCTGCACCGCTGGAAGGAGGACGGCGAGCTGCTGGACGAGCCCCAGCGCCGCCGCATCGGCCTGCCGGTGGTCAACAAGCAGCACCGCACGCTGACCTTTCACGCCTGGTACCCCGGCTGCGAGATGGAGGAGGACGCCTACGGCATCCCCAAGCCCAAGGACACCGAGGTCATCGTGCCCACGCTGCTGTTCGTGCCCTGCGTGGGCTACGGCCCCGGCGGCTACCGGCTGGGCTACGGCGGCGGCTTCTACGACCGCACGCTGGCCACGCTGCAGCCCCGGCCCTTCACCGTGGGCCTGGGCTTCACCCAGGGCTACCTGGACGACTTCGAGCCCGAGGCGCACGACATGCCGCTGGACGCCATCCTCAACGACAACGGCGTGGTCTGGCCCGTATGA
- a CDS encoding lytic transglycosylase domain-containing protein, with product MHWLKILTPLIAGAALAAAAPWAAAQNRGDDTLLEMQQAFRKGDKSRLTALLPTVRGHPLEPWAAYWELRARLDQAQSDQVNAFLQRFAGTYQEDRLRNDWLLLLGQRRDWDQFADLHPYYRMGDDREVRCYALAIDQIKGTAAEDAGAEVLSNWYALRDLDDGCSNAAAEMLAARKIKPLDVWRKARLAAEANRLRMARKAVEIVAPDALAQLREALDSPTKYLTGRATARGKERQELVVLALVRMAMSDAGAAAGLLDSKWGVHLSAEERNWLWGLIGKQAALSLSPDALAYFGNVGRDTDLNDDMLAWKVRAALRAGQWKLVGRSIDAMSARARQDSTWVYWKARSLTAGRASEEDRAAARQLYERIAGTTGFYEQLALEELGARVTPAPAPAPLTDAEKAAARANPGLNRALYAIALGLRSEGVREWNYTTNLHQQGGMSERELLAAADLACERQVWDRCINTSERTRDVIDVAQRFPMPYQATVVQRARGIGLDPAYVYGLIRQESRFIMDARSGVGASGLMQVMPATARWTARKIGLTGFTPQQINDRDTNITIGTAYLKLALDDFDGSMPLAAAAYNAGPGRPRNWRNGPVLDAAIWAENVPFNETRDYVKKVLANTVNYAAILTGQPQSLKSRLGLVGPRDAREPEPNKDLP from the coding sequence ATGCATTGGCTCAAGATTTTGACACCGCTGATCGCAGGGGCCGCGCTGGCCGCCGCCGCCCCGTGGGCCGCGGCCCAGAACCGTGGCGACGATACCCTGCTGGAGATGCAGCAGGCCTTCCGCAAGGGCGACAAGTCAAGACTGACCGCGCTGCTGCCCACGGTGCGCGGCCACCCGCTGGAACCCTGGGCCGCCTACTGGGAGCTGCGCGCGCGGCTGGACCAGGCCCAGAGCGACCAGGTGAACGCCTTCCTGCAGCGCTTTGCCGGCACCTACCAGGAGGACCGCCTGCGCAACGACTGGCTGCTGCTGCTGGGCCAGCGCCGCGACTGGGACCAGTTCGCCGATCTGCACCCGTACTACCGCATGGGCGACGACCGCGAGGTGCGCTGCTACGCGCTCGCCATCGATCAGATCAAGGGCACGGCCGCCGAGGATGCCGGCGCCGAGGTGCTGAGCAACTGGTACGCGCTGCGCGACCTGGACGACGGTTGCTCCAACGCCGCCGCCGAGATGCTGGCGGCCAGGAAGATCAAGCCCCTGGACGTGTGGCGCAAGGCGCGCCTGGCCGCCGAGGCCAACCGCCTGCGCATGGCGCGCAAGGCGGTGGAGATCGTCGCGCCCGACGCCCTGGCGCAGCTGCGCGAGGCGCTGGACTCCCCCACCAAGTACCTCACCGGCCGCGCCACGGCCCGGGGCAAGGAGCGGCAGGAACTCGTGGTGCTGGCCCTGGTGCGCATGGCCATGAGCGACGCCGGCGCCGCGGCGGGCCTGCTGGACAGCAAATGGGGCGTGCACCTTTCGGCCGAGGAGCGCAACTGGCTCTGGGGCCTGATCGGCAAGCAGGCCGCGCTGTCGCTGTCGCCCGATGCGCTCGCCTATTTCGGCAACGTGGGCCGCGACACCGACCTGAACGACGACATGCTGGCCTGGAAGGTGCGCGCCGCGCTGCGCGCCGGCCAGTGGAAGCTGGTGGGCCGCAGCATCGACGCCATGAGCGCCCGCGCGCGCCAGGACAGCACCTGGGTGTACTGGAAGGCCCGCTCGCTCACCGCGGGACGCGCCAGCGAGGAAGACCGCGCCGCGGCGCGCCAGCTGTACGAGCGCATCGCCGGCACCACGGGCTTCTACGAGCAGCTGGCGCTGGAGGAACTGGGCGCACGCGTCACGCCCGCGCCCGCGCCCGCGCCGCTCACCGATGCCGAGAAGGCCGCGGCGCGCGCCAACCCCGGCCTGAACCGGGCGCTATACGCCATCGCGCTGGGTCTGCGCAGCGAGGGCGTGCGCGAGTGGAACTACACCACCAACCTGCACCAGCAGGGCGGCATGTCCGAACGCGAACTGCTGGCCGCGGCCGACCTGGCCTGCGAGCGGCAGGTGTGGGACCGCTGCATCAACACCAGCGAGCGCACGCGCGACGTGATCGACGTGGCGCAGCGCTTTCCCATGCCGTACCAGGCCACCGTGGTGCAGCGCGCCAGGGGCATAGGCCTGGACCCGGCCTACGTCTACGGCCTGATCCGCCAGGAAAGCCGCTTCATCATGGACGCGCGCTCGGGCGTGGGCGCATCGGGGCTGATGCAGGTCATGCCGGCCACGGCGCGCTGGACGGCCCGCAAGATCGGCCTGACGGGCTTCACGCCCCAGCAGATCAACGACCGCGACACCAACATCACCATAGGCACGGCCTACCTCAAGCTGGCGCTGGACGACTTCGACGGCTCCATGCCCCTGGCCGCCGCCGCCTACAACGCCGGCCCGGGCCGCCCGCGCAACTGGCGCAACGGGCCGGTGCTGGACGCCGCCATCTGGGCCGAGAACGTGCCCTTCAACGAGACGCGCGACTACGTCAAGAAGGTGCTGGCCAACACCGTGAACTACGCCGCCATCCTGACCGGCCAGCCGCAGTCGCTCAAGAGCCGCCTAGGGCTGGTGGGCCCGCGCGACGCGCGCGAGCCTGAGCCGAACAAGGACCTGCCTTGA
- a CDS encoding cytochrome b/b6 domain-containing protein, translating into MRVWDAPVRLLHWGMVAAVAVAWWSSDDTGPLHENTGYVVVALLAARLAWGFRGSHYARFAQFVRAPRAALAYARAALAGHAPRYIGHNPLGGWMVLALLADLGLLGFTGWLYTTDMFWGYGWLANLHKCLGWALLALIALHVAGMLWTSWQHRENLVRAMVTGAKAPPQGDDVV; encoded by the coding sequence ATGCGCGTGTGGGACGCCCCGGTGCGCCTGCTGCACTGGGGCATGGTGGCCGCCGTGGCCGTGGCCTGGTGGAGCAGCGACGACACGGGCCCGCTGCACGAGAACACGGGCTACGTGGTCGTCGCGCTGCTCGCCGCGCGCCTGGCCTGGGGCTTTCGCGGCAGCCATTACGCGCGCTTCGCACAGTTCGTGCGCGCGCCGCGCGCCGCGCTGGCCTACGCGCGCGCGGCGCTGGCGGGCCATGCGCCGCGCTACATCGGCCACAACCCGCTGGGCGGCTGGATGGTGCTGGCGCTGCTGGCCGACCTGGGGCTGCTGGGCTTCACCGGCTGGCTCTACACCACCGACATGTTCTGGGGCTACGGCTGGCTCGCCAACCTGCACAAATGCCTGGGCTGGGCGCTGCTGGCGCTGATCGCGCTGCACGTGGCCGGCATGCTGTGGACAAGCTGGCAGCACCGCGAGAACCTGGTGCGCGCCATGGTCACCGGAGCCAAGGCGCCGCCGCAGGGCGACGACGTGGTATGA
- a CDS encoding PepSY domain-containing protein, with amino-acid sequence MTTSWITRIAALALAASAGAAFAHGKVECKEYPKAEWRPHTELEKKLIQEGWTIRRMEKTDTCYEVYGKTPDGKRVEAFFDPKTFERVED; translated from the coding sequence ATGACCACCAGCTGGATCACCCGCATCGCCGCCCTCGCCCTCGCCGCCAGCGCGGGCGCCGCCTTCGCCCACGGCAAGGTGGAATGCAAGGAATACCCCAAGGCCGAATGGCGCCCCCACACCGAGCTGGAGAAAAAGCTCATCCAGGAAGGCTGGACCATCCGCCGCATGGAAAAGACCGACACCTGCTACGAGGTCTACGGCAAGACCCCCGACGGCAAGCGCGTGGAGGCCTTCTTCGATCCCAAGACCTTCGAGCGCGTGGAAGACTGA